One window of the Pelomicrobium methylotrophicum genome contains the following:
- the sufU gene encoding Fe-S cluster assembly sulfur transfer protein SufU produces the protein MEPVELYKGVLMDHYRRPRNQGWISHADAVGRSNNPLCGDEVEVQVRFNGDTLDQVGFRGHGCALCIASASMMTEIVTGKGRSYALGICTTVQQLFTADQSSGERAWPDLLTALSVVQQLPARWRCASLAWEALENALSQR, from the coding sequence ATGGAACCCGTGGAGCTATATAAAGGCGTGCTAATGGATCACTATCGACGCCCACGTAACCAGGGCTGGATCTCGCATGCTGACGCCGTCGGGCGCAGCAACAACCCCCTGTGCGGGGATGAGGTCGAAGTGCAGGTTCGGTTTAATGGTGACACTCTCGATCAGGTTGGGTTCAGGGGACATGGCTGTGCGTTGTGTATCGCCTCGGCGTCGATGATGACTGAAATCGTAACTGGTAAAGGTCGCTCTTATGCGCTGGGAATCTGTACGACAGTGCAGCAGTTGTTTACTGCCGACCAGAGTAGCGGGGAAAGGGCTTGGCCTGATCTGCTGACGGCGCTTTCTGTTGTGCAACAGCTTCCCGCGCGCTGGCGCTGCGCCTCACTGGCGTGGGAGGCACTGGAGAATGCTCTTTCCCAGCGATGA
- a CDS encoding XdhC family protein: MAKEILNVLLELREKREPHAVATVVETVGSVSAKTSSKAVIDRNGRVVAGWVGGGCAESATCRKALECMESGETAILEINLDDEMLGAGMPCGGSMRVYVEPVLPKPRLWIMGHGRIAEVLCLMGDLLGFEVVVHDPGITPEKYPNATRLITDDVGYEQLQPLESDFVVIATQHKGDHESLRRALRSSARYIALIASRKRSRLVLDFLLEKGFAPSDLERVMAPAGLDLGARTPEEIALAVISQMVLIRRQGSGLAKCEQVKEALNPSAAAA; the protein is encoded by the coding sequence ATGGCCAAGGAGATCCTTAACGTGCTTCTGGAATTGCGGGAGAAGCGCGAGCCGCATGCCGTCGCGACAGTGGTTGAAACGGTGGGGTCGGTATCAGCCAAGACTTCTTCCAAGGCGGTCATCGATCGGAACGGACGCGTCGTGGCTGGCTGGGTGGGCGGTGGCTGCGCCGAATCAGCGACTTGTCGCAAGGCCCTTGAATGCATGGAAAGCGGCGAAACTGCGATTCTCGAAATCAATCTGGATGACGAGATGCTGGGGGCGGGAATGCCTTGCGGAGGAAGCATGCGGGTGTACGTGGAACCCGTGCTGCCCAAGCCAAGGCTATGGATCATGGGCCATGGCCGGATCGCGGAAGTCCTGTGTCTGATGGGGGATCTTCTTGGTTTCGAGGTTGTCGTTCACGACCCAGGGATTACGCCGGAGAAATATCCAAACGCAACGCGCCTCATTACTGACGACGTTGGGTACGAGCAATTGCAGCCGCTGGAGAGCGACTTTGTGGTCATCGCCACACAGCATAAAGGGGACCATGAGTCCCTGAGGCGTGCGCTGCGCTCTTCGGCGAGGTATATCGCTCTGATCGCAAGCCGTAAGCGCTCCCGCCTGGTTCTCGATTTTCTCCTGGAAAAGGGGTTCGCGCCGTCTGACCTTGAACGAGTCATGGCACCCGCCGGCCTGGATCTGGGAGCGCGCACACCGGAGGAGATTGCGCTAGCAGTGATCAGCCAGATGGTATTAATCCGGCGCCAGGGAAGCGGACTGGCCAAGTGCGAACAGGTAAAAGAGGCGCTGAACCCGTCTGCGGCAGCAGCGTAA
- a CDS encoding nucleotidyltransferase family protein has translation MTSISALLLAAGESRRMGGLNKLLLPVAGKPLLRRTLDTLAAANPTEIVVVLGHQCEQVSALLKDVGVRVAINSRYREGQMTSVEAGLAALSLPCEGVMVCLGDQPMLTVDDLKHLMAAFTAHEDRSIVVPTYQGQRGNPVIFSYRHRESVLGGRNLGCRHLIERCPDQVVTVEMNDDHVVVDVDTQEDYQRIIERLLQQERRGVLVSKAG, from the coding sequence ATGACTAGCATCTCCGCGCTGCTGCTGGCCGCTGGTGAGTCGCGCCGCATGGGCGGGCTGAACAAGCTCCTGCTGCCAGTCGCCGGAAAACCACTGCTCCGTCGCACGCTGGACACCCTGGCAGCAGCAAACCCGACCGAGATCGTGGTGGTGCTCGGGCATCAGTGCGAACAAGTATCGGCGCTGCTGAAGGATGTGGGCGTGAGAGTCGCGATTAACTCGCGCTATCGGGAAGGACAAATGACCTCGGTGGAGGCCGGCCTCGCGGCCTTGTCGCTACCGTGCGAAGGCGTGATGGTATGCCTCGGTGATCAGCCGATGCTCACGGTCGATGACCTCAAACACCTAATGGCGGCATTCACTGCCCATGAGGATCGCTCCATTGTGGTGCCGACATACCAAGGGCAGCGGGGAAATCCAGTGATCTTTTCCTACCGTCATCGTGAATCGGTCTTGGGCGGTCGCAATCTGGGTTGTCGGCATCTGATCGAGCGCTGCCCCGATCAGGTGGTTACAGTAGAGATGAACGACGACCATGTGGTTGTCGACGTGGATACGCAAGAAGACTACCAGCGAATCATTGAACGGCTGTTGCAACAAGAACGGCGCGGCGTCCTGGTTTCAAAAGCTGGGTAA
- a CDS encoding XdhC family protein, with protein sequence MLESDKVLEKAASLQSQGKPFALATVIRCESPTSAKPGAKALVEPDGVIHGWIGGGCAQPAVIKIARRALEEGQPYLIRISPERSVESENGIMDFGMTCHSGGTLDIFVDPIIPRPGLLVLGASPAAQALAALAKRVGFQVLVAFPGATRETFPEADQILDGFDMAAENLPAELFVVVATQGKKDEEALETALGLPAQYVAFIASRRKAEKLKAYLLERGHNPTQVNAIAAPAGIDIGAVTPEEVALSVLAGVVQARRVSAMRSQDKPVTLPLAVDPVCHMTVDIATAEYTHLHQGQTYYFCCKGCREAFAKTPEKYLVQAETGV encoded by the coding sequence ATGCTTGAGAGCGACAAGGTGTTGGAAAAGGCTGCCAGCCTCCAGTCCCAAGGCAAGCCGTTCGCGCTGGCGACGGTAATACGGTGCGAATCGCCGACCTCGGCCAAGCCGGGTGCGAAGGCCCTGGTGGAACCGGACGGTGTCATTCACGGCTGGATCGGCGGTGGCTGCGCCCAGCCAGCAGTGATCAAGATAGCGAGGCGCGCCCTTGAAGAAGGGCAGCCATATCTAATCCGTATCAGTCCGGAGAGAAGTGTGGAAAGCGAGAACGGTATCATGGATTTCGGCATGACCTGCCATAGCGGAGGCACGCTGGACATCTTCGTCGACCCGATCATTCCGCGCCCCGGGCTGCTCGTGCTGGGCGCTTCGCCGGCTGCTCAGGCCCTGGCAGCGCTCGCCAAGCGCGTCGGTTTCCAGGTGCTGGTGGCGTTCCCCGGTGCGACCAGGGAAACCTTTCCCGAAGCAGACCAAATCTTGGACGGCTTTGACATGGCAGCAGAGAACCTGCCTGCTGAATTGTTCGTGGTGGTGGCGACTCAAGGAAAGAAGGACGAGGAAGCGCTTGAGACAGCGCTCGGGCTTCCAGCGCAGTACGTTGCGTTCATTGCAAGTCGGCGCAAGGCGGAAAAGCTCAAGGCTTATCTTCTCGAACGGGGGCATAATCCAACCCAAGTGAACGCCATCGCCGCGCCGGCAGGGATCGATATTGGAGCGGTAACGCCGGAAGAGGTGGCGCTCTCGGTCTTAGCCGGAGTGGTGCAAGCGCGCCGGGTAAGCGCTATGCGCTCTCAGGACAAGCCTGTCACTTTGCCCCTAGCTGTCGATCCGGTGTGCCACATGACTGTGGATATTGCTACCGCCGAATATACCCACCTTCACCAAGGCCAAACCTACTACTTCTGCTGCAAGGGCTGCCGGGAGGCGTTTGCCAAGACTCCAGAGAAGTACCTGGTGCAGGCGGAGACGGGCGTATGA
- a CDS encoding vWA domain-containing protein, which yields MLCARATDWKRFDELFDAYWHGACAKTTILLAGHSARSKPGLWRHSGAIPGTAQEAAETAETAVTSDEPQSSNSPDRASPWESLASRDFRHLQDPEQARALHTLAERLAKRLGRRLRRRWNCSKGRLISFRHTLRNSLRYGGIPFELAYRRHAPRPPRLVLLLDVSGSMNLYSLLFLRFARGLVEVLGKTRAFVFHTRLVPVTEALKESDPKRAEERLELLSAGWSGGTRIGEALDDFLRRHGAQALACRPVLIILSDGLDTGAPERLGDALAQLKRRVRRLVWLNPLLGRPGYQPCAGGMKAALPYVDVFAPAHNLASLLALEQAFAS from the coding sequence TTGCTGTGCGCTCGGGCCACCGACTGGAAGCGCTTTGACGAACTGTTCGATGCGTACTGGCATGGAGCCTGTGCGAAGACCACGATCCTCCTTGCTGGTCACAGCGCCAGGAGCAAACCGGGCCTATGGCGGCACTCCGGTGCAATTCCGGGAACAGCCCAGGAGGCGGCGGAAACCGCGGAGACCGCAGTAACCTCAGACGAACCACAATCGTCCAACAGCCCTGACCGGGCCTCACCTTGGGAATCCCTGGCAAGCAGGGATTTCCGCCACTTACAGGACCCGGAGCAGGCCCGGGCGTTACACACGCTCGCTGAGCGCCTGGCGAAGCGCTTGGGGCGGCGGCTTAGAAGGCGGTGGAATTGCAGTAAAGGGCGGCTGATCAGCTTCCGACACACCCTTCGCAACAGCCTGCGCTATGGTGGCATCCCGTTTGAACTGGCGTACCGCCGACACGCTCCGCGCCCGCCCCGGCTCGTGCTGCTCCTGGACGTCAGCGGCTCGATGAACCTCTACAGTTTGCTGTTCTTGCGCTTTGCGCGGGGCTTGGTCGAAGTACTCGGCAAGACGCGCGCCTTTGTTTTCCATACCCGTCTGGTGCCGGTGACCGAGGCGCTGAAGGAAAGCGATCCCAAGCGTGCCGAAGAACGTTTGGAACTCCTTTCGGCAGGATGGTCGGGCGGAACCCGTATCGGAGAAGCGCTAGACGACTTCTTGCGCCGCCACGGCGCGCAAGCACTGGCCTGCCGACCGGTGCTCATCATCCTGAGCGACGGGCTGGACACCGGCGCTCCCGAGCGGCTGGGAGATGCGCTGGCGCAGCTCAAGCGCCGGGTGCGACGCCTGGTCTGGCTCAATCCCTTGCTCGGACGTCCGGGCTACCAGCCCTGCGCTGGCGGCATGAAGGCAGCGCTGCCTTACGTGGATGTATTTGCACCGGCCCACAACCTGGCGAGCTTGTTGGCGCTCGAACAGGCCTTTGCCAGCTAG
- a CDS encoding AAA family ATPase, which yields MNLKIRESKELSAEEQERYIFGEQYLLRRPLLQAISMEQAPVLLIDEIDRADEEFEAYLLEVLSDFQISIPEIGTLKAVSVPYVVLTSNGTRELSDALRRRCLYYYLDFPTFDRELRIVTQRLPKIGQVLAGQVVAFVQSLRALELRKKPGIAETLDWAAALLGFNIDRLDRDSGTLMHTLSCLLKTREDRVGITPDVVQRLIANAV from the coding sequence TTCGGCGAACAGTATCTGTTGCGTCGACCCTTGCTCCAAGCGATCAGCATGGAGCAGGCACCAGTGCTGCTCATCGACGAAATCGACCGTGCCGACGAGGAATTTGAAGCTTATCTCCTGGAGGTGCTCTCCGATTTCCAGATCAGCATACCTGAGATCGGAACGCTCAAAGCCGTGAGCGTGCCTTACGTGGTTCTTACCAGCAACGGCACACGCGAGCTCAGTGACGCCTTGCGCCGGCGCTGCCTCTACTATTACCTCGATTTCCCAACTTTCGACCGAGAGCTGCGCATCGTGACGCAGCGCCTTCCGAAGATCGGCCAGGTTCTCGCCGGGCAGGTGGTAGCCTTCGTGCAGTCGCTGCGCGCACTGGAGTTGCGCAAGAAGCCTGGAATCGCGGAGACGCTCGACTGGGCGGCAGCGCTGCTCGGGTTCAACATCGACCGTCTGGACCGGGATTCCGGGACATTGATGCATACGCTTTCCTGCTTGCTCAAGACGCGGGAGGACCGCGTGGGCATAACTCCCGATGTGGTTCAGAGGCTGATCGCCAATGCGGTGTAG